GAAAGTTCTGCCCTGGCCATGTGAGCCAATTAACTATGTATATGAATATTGTCGATGACTTGCTTCGCCATCCGGATGATAAGCCCACCATCGGCCTGCTACTGGTCAAAGAGAAAAATCATACCGTTGCTAAATATGCACTTACAGGCAATACCAAGCCTATTGGTGTCGCCGAGTGGGAGCAACACATCACCGAATCTTTACCGGAAGACCTTCAGCCGAGCCTGCCATCCATTGAGGAAATTGAGAAAGAATTGGACAGGGAGACAGAAGGCGGAGAAGGAGATGACCAAGTCTAAATCTCGACACCAAAATGCTCATTTTCATCTCACATCACGAACACAATATGATATATCAACACTCAAATTAACGCCCCACAGGAGCTTCGCATGTCACATCCTGTCGCCGATCCTTTCCGCCACAAACTCGAAGTAAAAATCCAACTGATGGCGGGCGGCCTGCTCCCCTGCTATGCCTACGAAGGCGATGCTGGGATGGACTGCTACGCTCGCCTGGACCGCGACCTGATTCTGACACCACTCCCTTGGGCAGCCAGCGCCGACCAAGGTGTTGCGCAAGTACGGCAATGGTGCATCGAAAGCAACATCAATCCCGACGAAATACAAATCGCGCTGAAATTCCCCATCCCACTCGGCTTTGCCGTTGAGCTTCCCGAGGGCTTTGAGGCACAAATCCGCCCGCGTAGCGGCCTCAGCCTGCAAGGGCTTTTCTGCCTCAACTCTCCCGCCACTATTGATAGCGGTTACCGTGGCGAAGTACACTTTATTGCCGCCAATATGGATACGCAACCGTTCTACATTGGTCAAGGAGCACGCATCTGCCAAATGCTCATCCTCCCCGTACCGCGCATCAATCTTGTTCTCTCCGATTCCCTTTCCGCCTCGCAACGCGGCACCAAGCGTTTTGGTTCCAGCGGCATATAAATGGCACAGAGCGCGTGTCACCACTGCCTCCTTCCTGTCACCACGGAAGCCGCTATTCACGAAACCGTTGATGGCGAAGAGCGGCTTTTCTGCTGCAAAGGGTGTCAAGGTGTATACCACGTTATTCACGATGCTGGGTTTCAGGCTTTCTACGCGAAGCGGAACGACTGGCAACCCGGCCCGCCGGAAGAGGCTGGTGATATCGCCGCCGAGCTCGTCGCCCCTTTTATCCGCACCACCGAAGATGGCGAGCAGGAAATTGATCTGAGCATCGGCGGCATCCGCTGTGCCTCGTGCATTTGGCTGGTAGAACATTTCGTTGGAAAAACCGCTGGCGTTACTACCATTCGTGTCAACTACGCCACCCACCGCGCGCGCCTGCGCTGGAATCCCGCACTCACCGATATTCGCACCTTGCTACGGCAGATTTTTTCGATCGGCTATCATCCCGTCCCCTTCACGCAGTCTGATTACGAAGCGCGCTTACAACACGAAAAGCGCGACCTGCTGATCCGCTTCGCTTCTGCTGGACTCTTGACCATGCAACTCATGCTCTACACTTTTGCGCTCTACGCCGGATATTTTCAGGGAATGGAGCCTCTTTATCGCACGGCTATGGAAGTTATCGCGTGGGGACTGACCACACCAGTGCTGTTCTATTCCGGCGCGCCATTTTGGCAGAGCGCGTGGTCTGGCATGAAAAATCGCACCCTGAACATGGACTTCCTGATCGTCCTCGGCTCGGCCAGCGCCTACTTCTACAGTATCATCGCCGTGTTTGTTGGTCGTGAAATCTACTTTGATGTTACGTGCATGATCATCTCGCTCATTCTGCTGGGGCGCTTAATTGAAGCGGGAGCCAAAGGGAGCGCCTGCGACGCTGTGGCCTCGCTGTTTCGCCTGCAACCAAAAGATGCGCGCCGTTGGGAAAACGGTCAGGCAACACTCGTACCGCTGGAATCGTTGCGCGCCGGCGATCTGGTCGAAATTCTCCCAGGAAGTTCGATACCGCTCGACGCACACGTGGTCGAAGGGATTTCAGAAGTGGATGAATCAATGCTAACGGGCGAATCGATGCCCGTTACCAAACAACAGGGCGACGAACTGATTGGCGGCACCATGAACCGCTATGGCCGCTTGGTCGCGCAGGTGGTACGCACTGGCGAGGCCACCGTACTGGCGCAGATCATCCGTACCGTCGAAGAGGCACAAAACCGTAAAGCGCCTATCGAAACCGTGGCCGAGCGGGTCGTTACGTGGTTTACACCTGCCATTGTTGCCCTCGCCGTGCTGACTTTTGTGGGATGGTATTGGAGTGGCGGCGAATTTATCCCCGCCCTGATGACCGGCGTTGCCGTATTGGTTATTTCCTGCCCCTGCGCGCTGGGACTCGCTACGCCGCTCGCAATCCTTGTTTCGACCACTTCGCTGTCGCGCCGCGGCATCATGGTTAAAGGGGGCGATGTCATGGAAAGTGCCGCGCGCGTGCGCCACATCTTTTTTGATAAAACTGGCACACTGACCGAAGGGAAACCCCAACTGGTAGCGGCGCTCAGCACATCGGCCACACTCAGCCGCGAAGCGCTCATCACCCTTGCAGCCGCCGTTGAACGCTCGTCGGAACACGTTTTGGCGCAAGCTATCGTGCAAGCGGTTCCCGCAGGAAGATCATTCCCGCAAACCGAAGGCTTTCAGGCACATCCCGGCCAAGGGGTTAGCGCTACCGTGGAGGGAGCACAAGTACTGGTTGGCAAACGGGGGTTTTTGCAAATGTCAGGCATTGTTATCACGCAGGAACAGGCAGAAGAATGGAACGCTTTCGCCGCCACAGGGAAAACCACCGTTGGCGTCGCACGTTCTGGGATATTGCTGGGACTTTTAGCCATTGCCGATACGGTTCGCGCTGAAGCCGCCAGTGCCATCAGCCGCCTGCAGCAGCAAGGCAATCAAGTGGTCATGCTGACTGGTGATAGCGCACTGGTCGCTTTGCACGTAGGGGAATCGCTCGGTATCGCACCGGAAAACTGCCGCGCCGAACTGAGCCCACTAGATAAATCGACTCACATTCGCACCGCCAAAGAACGTGGCGAATACGTCGCGATGGTCGGCGACGGCATTAACGACGCCCCTGCGCTGATCGAAGCGCACGTTGGGATTGCTGTCGGCAAAGCGACGGATATTGCACTGGAAAGCGCCGATGTCATTTTCATGCGCCCAGATATTGCCCTGCTCCCACCTTTTTTGCGGCAATCGCGCCGCACACTCTCGATCATCCGGCAAAACCTTTTCTGGGCGTTTTCGTACAATGTCGTAGCGATACCGCTGGCCGTCACTGGATTTATCCATCCGGTTATCTCAGCCGCTATGATGGCCATCAGCTCGCTGATCGTGGTGGGGAACTCGCTGCGACTAAAAAGGAGCTGAAAACGCATCCTGACGATCAACGCAGCTGCAATTGAAGCGAAAGAGTGACGAAAGTTCGTGCACTATCGTCATCAACTCGCTCTAACGTTCCATCCATCAGCAACCACGGCAATGCCGCCAACTCCTCTAAGAACCGATACAGCGCCTCGGGATTCTGCACGTTGCGCAGTACCAGCACTAGCCCACCATTCTCCTGCCGCTCAATGTTTTCCAAAAACGGTTGCAGTCGGTGGTTCTGCACACGATGATTAACCTCATCCAACAATGACCGTGACTCCAACACGCCTTGCTGCCTTAATTCCAGATAACGCTGTGCTAGCCTCTCGACCTGCGTAACCTGACTGCGAAACTCAGCGCGTTCGGCATTTAGCTGCGCCGCCTGCCACGCAAAGCCACCAGAAACGACTACCGCAACGGCCAACAAAACAAAAGCGATACGCACTGGAAATGATACCTTACTCATCGCACACCCCCACTGCGTATAACCGTGCTTCTCGGCAGTGTGTCAGCCTCAAAACGCCATATCAAGCCTGTCTTCTCTTGTATTTCGTCAAGCAATTCATCGTGGACGCGTTCCGACGCAACGACGATTTCCCCCACGGCATTCTGATAGGCAATGCGCTGCGCCATTGGGAAATCGGAAAACTCCGCAAGGTTTTGCAGCAATGTCCCAAAATCATATTGCTTTGGCGGATAGCTCTCCAATGCCTGCTCGATGGTAGCCAAAGTTTGCAATGGTTCTTTTTTCTGCCCCGTCAGCGCTTCTGCCATCAACGCAAAACCAACCTGTTCCCGCTCAAACAAAACGCGCGATTCGTACCAGTAGCTCCCTTGCCACAACAGCAAACTTGCCGCTAATGCCACCAAACCAGCGGCGAGCAATTGGTCGTAATGCTGCTCTACCTTCCACTGCAAATGGCGACGCATCACGCCAGCCAAATTTGCCCCAGCAGGTACTTTCCGAACACGCGCCACATATTCCGCACGACTCGAAACCTTATGATCAAGAAATTGCTGACGAAGCTCCTCAAGTGTTTTCTGATGGCGTTGCCACAGCAAAAACACTCGCCCATCTTCCTGAAACAGGCGCGCGTACATTTTTTCTGAGATGTAGGCACAAGGAGAACTATTCGCCCCTTGCATTATCGGGAGCACCTCCCACAGCCAACATAAAGCCGGAACGGTTACTTTTGCGGGCAAAGGCGTCTCGCCACCAAGCTCTTCGCACAATTCCGCCACAGAGAAATTCACCCCGACTTCGTAGTCGCCACGGAAGCCAATCGAAATCAGGCCACTATCCAGATCGTCCGCTGGATACAAGCAACCAATTTCACGCAAAGCCGAAACATGCAGCCTTTGCCAAAACGGCGGCGCGCTCACAACACTCAACAAAACAAGGTGGTCAGGAAGAAAAAATATCGGTGATTCGTGCATACGGTATCGCCCTCGTAGGTGTCATACAAAATATTTTCAAAATATCCTTCAACTCATTGCCGCAAGATGCTCGTACCAGAAATGGAGCTTCCCGTCCGGATACATCAACCCTTCGTACCGGTACGTCCGCCCAGAAGGACGGTGCTGCACCGTAATATCAAGTCGGTACCATGTCACCCGTGTAGTAAAGATCCGCTCCAAATACTGGAACTGATGAATATCTAAGATTCCGATAGTATAGATTTCGCCCATTTCAAGATAGTGACGACGCGCGCGATTCGACACAATAACTTCTGCCACCTGCTGATTAAGCGCACCCGCCGTCGCAAGCACCAATGACGAAGGTGCCGTATTGATGTATACGCGCGACTCAGTTTCCGGCAATGCCGTAAAAAGCGTATAAACTCGCTCCCGTTGCGCTACGGGCAAAGAGCGAAAAGTAGGCGAAACGAGATCAAGCTGCGCCATTCGATCCAACGGAATCAAATCACCACGAGCGGAGCGGAGCACCTCCTTGACCTCCGCAAGCCAGCTATCATCAATCTTGTTCAACTTGCACCATTCGCGAAAAAGATCTTCCCAAAACATCTGCGTCAGATTGTTGATATTCCACAGACCATTTGCAGGAAGCAAGCTCCCCTTAACTGAAAATTCTTCATAACGATTTTCCCGCTCCCAATGATGTGGCCACTGTTGCCACGGAAGCGGCTCGAAAGCACTCAAATGGCGCAATAAAGTGGCCGAAGCCTGCTGTTGCGTCGCTTTGGCCAGCAAAAGCGCCTGCTGTTCCTGCGCTTCAAAATATAACTCATCCAAACCTTGTTGACGTTGTAAATAGAAAATATGCACGACACTCAGCAGCGCCGCACCAAGCACTAATACGTAAATCAAAACCGATCCCCGCTCAGCGCGGGATGACTTATGGCTTTTGGGGCGTAAGGGCAAGGACATACGGTGTTTCCAAAGTTTGGTAAATAGTTTGTGGTCGCAAAGCAGGTGAGACAGCTATTTGTAAAAATTCCGGGGGGGAATCACGACGCACATTCTCCGTTCGAGCCTGGTTCGCTACGGCAACAACCGAAAGATGCACCTCGCGAATAGGGAGTAACCACGTTGAAAGTTGTGCCGAATGACTCCCTTTTTCATGACGCACATACCAAAATTCCCCTGGCACCTGCGGATGCTCCTCAACACGGTAGGCCACACTGACCGTTTGCCCCGGAACAACTTGTGAATGAGTTGTTCCGAACGTCACCAAGAGCAATTTCCCCTGATCAGTCGTAAGGGCGAACGGAACATGCGATACCGCCATGCGAAAATCTCGCGCCAACCAGCGCACCATTCGATGCCCTTCAAGCAAACGATCCTGCTCACGACCCCGCTCGACAGAACTCATCAGCGATTGCGTCATACTCGCGCCCAGAGCATACAGAATAGAACTAATCGCCAGCGCAACCAGTATCTCGACTAACGTAAAACCACGTCCCGCCGTATGCCGTTTCATCGTTTTACCTCTACCGGCCAGAACGGATACGCAAGCATCACCCGATCACCACGGCGCACTTCCAAGAGCGGCATCCTCGGTGCAACTTCTCGCCCCGCTTTGCGCTGCAATCCCGCCGTATCGACCGTCCATTGCTCACCACCAATCACCAAGCTATACGCCGCAAGCTGCTGGCGCAACCGTTCATCATGCGAGAGAGCAATCGAAAGCCCATGGCTCTGCAACTGTGCCACAGCCAAAAAAAGTAATGCGCCAACGGCCAAAGCAATCAATACTTCGAGCAAACTAAATCCCTTCGCCGAGTGCCACAAAAGTCGCTTATTCCGCCGCATACAGCACCACCTCGGCGCGTAACGGGTAAAAATATGCGTAGTAGGCCTTCCGCGCCGGGGTACGAAAGGCAAAGGCGGCACTTTGCACCATACCAGAGGGATAGACCACTGTTTCCGCCGTATCACGCACAGCAGCCACGATCTGCCACCCGAGCGGTAATGGCACTTTACCTTCACCAAGCACGGCAACGATGCTAACTTCTTTCGAATCATACCGTAAAGGAACCGGACGATCCTGCTGACGAGCCGTCGCCTGCGCCTGCAACAGCAACTCAGTCAGCTGCTGCTCAAAACGCTCTTCCACACTGAGCGACTCCGGCGTATTGGCAAACATCAAACCTATCCCACCGATCGAAACCCCAACGAGCGCCAGCACCACCAACAGCTCAATCAAGCTAAAGCCCCGTCTTGCCATATCAGAAAACCTGATTCATTTCGAACACGGGCAACAAAACCGCCAGCACAATAGCTCCCACAACTACGCCCAAAAAAACAATCATCAACGGCTCAAGCATGCCCAGCAAAGAGCGCAGTCGTGTATTCACCTGATCGCCGTAATATTCTTCTACCCAAGCAGCCATCTGCGTAAGAGTGCCCGCTTTATATCCCATCGCCAACATATCACTGAACAGTGGCGGGAAAATCGTTTGCTGACGCAGCAACTGCCCAAGATCGGCCCCCTCTTCCACCTGCGCCGCAATCTGCAAAACCGTTTGACGGTACAGCGGGCTTCCCACCGTTTGACACGCTAAACGGAGCGCATCGACGACCGGAATACTCCCTTGCAACAACAAATGAAACGTAAAGGAAAAACGGGCAATCGTAATCTGCTGCCACAACTGACCCGCCAATGGGAAATTCAATAATCGCCGTTCAACCCGTATGCGCCGCTCTTCGCGCTTCAACCAAAAAGATCCTACCACCACCATCAAGGCACCACACAGCAGCACCAACAATCCCCAATGTTGCAAAAAATGAGAAATGCCCATAACTATCCGCGTGGGGGCAGGCAATACCGTTCCAGCCTTTACAAGGACATCGACAATGGTAGGGACAATAGAGGTCATCAAAAACAACACAATCGCCATACCAACCGCCAGCACCACCAACGGATAAGAAAGGCTTGCCAAAAGTTGAGAACGAAACATCAGTCGCTTCTGATAATACTGCGACAAAGAGTTACAGGCCAAGGGAAGCTGCCCGACCGCTTCGGCAGCGCGTATCGTCCGGTTAACCACGCTGGGAAAGAATGCGTGACGCTCTAACGCCTGCGAAAAGCTTTCGCCGCCTTCCATCCCCATACGCACTTTGCGCAAGGTTTCCGCTAATGACGGATGCGACGTATTCGCTTCAAGTGCTACCAGCGCTTCGCTCAAACTGATACCACTACTTAACAAGAGCCCAAGCTGCTTAAATGTTTGATAAATCAACGCTAAACCAAAAGTCTTGCGTCGCATACCGTAGCGTGGCCGCGTCAGACGCGATTTCCGCTCCTCTTTTACACGCGTAATGCGAATCCCACGCCCTTGCAGCAACAGCACGGCCTGCCGCTGACTTTCTGCCTCAACGACTTCCTGTATCGGCTCGCCTTGGCGATCGACTCCAACAACACTAAAACGCGGCATAAGAGACACCCTGCGTCATGACGACGACACTCGCAAAACCTCTTCAAGCGATGTTACTCCGGCCGCCACCCGATCAAGACCATTTTCCAGCAAGCTGCGCATACCCGCATCACGTGCCGCTTGCCGCAAGCTCAAATGATCCGCGCCCTGCGCAATTAGCTTTTTCTGCGTCTCATCAGGAACATAAAACTCATAGATCGCACTCCGCCCGCGATAGCCCGTTTGCAAACAATGCGGACAGCCAGGAGCAAAAAACACTTCCTGACAAGCAACTCGATGCGTTTCAAAAAGATCAACTTCCTTCGGACTTAGCGGACGCGACTGACGGCACTGCGGACACAACCGGCGCACCAAACGCTGCGCCACCGCCCCCACCAAAGTACCTGAAATTAAAAATGGCTCAACACCCATATCCGCAAGACGGGTAACCGCACTGCACGCATCATTCGTATGCAGCGTAGAAAGCACCAAGTGACCAGTCAATGCCGCCTGCGTTGCAATTGTTGCCGTTTCGGCATCGCGGGTTTCACCAACCATGATTACGTCAGGGTCTTGACGGAGGAACGAACGGAGCCCCGACGCAAACGTTAGGCCAATCTGCGGATTAACCTGTGTTTGCGCAATTCCCTCTATCTGATACTCGACCGGATCTTCAATAGTCATAATATTGCGTTCGGCATCATGCAACTGCAACAGAAAGGAGTACAGCGTCGTCGTCTTCCCACTACCCGTTGGCCCCGTGACAAATAAAATACCGTGTGGCACCGCTAACAGCGTGCGCGCCAACGCTTGTTGTTGCTCATCCAACCCAATCGTATCAAGCGAACGAACCTCAGAGCTGGCATCCAACAAACGCATGACGACCCGTTCGCCAAACACCGTTGGCGCCGTTGAAACCCGAATATCGGCATTTTGCCCGGCAATACGAATTTTCAAACGACCATCCTGCGGCAAACGAGTCTGCGCGATATCCAGACCAGCAATAACTTTAATTCGGGTAACGACCGCCGCATGTGCACCACGCGGGAGCGTAAACATCGGATGCAACGCTCCATCAAGGCGCAAACGGATAATACTCTTTTCGCGGTACGGCTCGATGTGAATATCACTGGCCTGCTGATCGAGCGCCCGTTGCAGCAGCTTGCCAACGAACTGAATAACCGGCGCATCATTGGCCGAAGCGGCCAATAAATCTTCGACGCGAAAGTCATCCGAAGCGCCACCAACACCGCCAAGAGACGCTTCGCCTTCGCCAATTTCAGAACCATCCTGACGTAACAACTGTGCTTCGCGTTCCGCCAACTCCGCCGCGCTCACCGGAAAAACAACGACCTCTGCAGCGCAACGATATGAAAGATAATTAACGTGTTGCTGGAGCGCTGAGTGATCCATCGAGTCAAGCGCAAAGACCTTTAAACGCGAATCTTCACCAACCTCCCACGGCAAAAACATCCCAGGGAGGCGGAATTGAGCATCAAATGGACTCATTGGGACTCCAACACCCGTTCAATAACGGTTCGCTGCCCACCAAGCTCTTCGCGCCATTCATCTAAACTTTGCTCATGGAGCTTCTGCTGCTCACGCGAGAAGTCACTGGCTCGTTCCGGATTTTCCAGCACTTTCACCCGAATAAAAATCATCAAATTGGTTTTATCCGTCGTCGAACCATAACCACGGAACGCCTGCCCAAGAATCGGCAGACCCATTAAGCACGGAACACCAGAGACAGAATTACTCTGATTATCCTTTAAGAGGCCACTCAGTACCATAATACCGCCATCCGGCACCGTTACCGTTGTTTTCGTATTCCGCTTCCGCGTAATAGGCCGATCGGCAACCTGCGCTACATCAGCAACCTCCGTTATTTCCTGAGCAATATCGAGCGTAATATCATTTTTTTCGTTAATCAGCGGCTTAATTTTTAGGCTTATCCCCACATCACGATACTCGTACGTGCTAACAGGTCTTGCATCATTTTCATAGTATTTTTCCGAAGTCATAAACGGACGGTTTTCGCCCACCATCACTTCCGCTTCGGTATTGTCACTCGTCAAAATCTGAGGGTTCATTAAAATATTCGTGTGACCCTCTTTACGCAACGCATTGACTAAACCACCAATCGTAGCAAACGCATTCCCCTGATAGGAAATTGTGCGACCTAATACCCCAAGACTAAACGTTCCGGCCAGAGGACTACTCGTTTGCAACGCTCCGCTCGGCAAAAAAGCACCAGAAACAACCTTTTGTCCTTGATCGTAGGCATCAGCCACTTGCCAATTTACTCCTAAATCAAAACGATCCGTCACTGACGTTTCCATAATCAAGGCTTCTACAAGAACTTGCTTTTTCGGAAGATCCAGCCGTTCCACAATGCGCTTTACCTCGTGCGACAACTCTGGCGCTCCACTAAAAAGCAAGTTATTCGTCTCAGCATCAGCGATGATCGTAAAACTCGGAGCCTGCTCGCCACCCGCCGTACTCTTCAGTGCTTCCGTAAGGATCGTCGCCACCCCTTCGGCTTTTGCATATTGCAGGGTAAAAATCTGCGTATTTTCGCGCGCTGTTGTGCGCGGCGTATCCAGCACCTGAATAATTTCCTGCGCGTATTCCACACTGGCTCGGTGCCCAGCAACGATGACAGAATTATTTTGTGGGTTGTCTAAAATAACCGGCTTATCCTGAGGGCGAAACGCCACCAGCAACGTACCCAGCTTTTTCACCACATCTTCCAGCGGAGCGTGCAAAATTTCAATACTCCGCAACACGACTGACTGACTCTTTCGGTCTATCGCTTCTAACAGACGGCGCACCGTTAAAACACTCCGCTCCGTATCCGTGATAACCAGCAGTTCCATCTCCTTCAGAGCGGTTACAATCCCCGATGGCGAAAGAAACGGGCGAATAACATTCACGGTTTGCGTTGCATCTAAGTAGTCCAGCGGCAAAATAAACGTCCGTACCGTCGCATCAAGCGACAATTTAGCTTCACCCTTCAAAGGCGGATTACGCCGGATAACATCTTTGTTGGGAATAACGTGATATACACCCTGCTCCTCAACCAAACTCATCCCATTTTGATCAAGAATCGATGTAAACAAGGGGAAAAGATTCTCGCGCGGCAACGGATTACGCGAATACAGCGAAAGGGTTTTGCGTAATCCCGCCGGATCGTACACAAAGTTTTTCCCCGTTACATCGCTGACAAGCGACAATAATTCTTCAATACTGACACTATCAAAATTGAGGACAATATCACCACTCGCTTGCTGCGACCCTCCGGAAGACTCATTCGCCAACGTCGGCGCAATCCATATTGACAGCGAACAAAGCAATACCAGCGCCAACCGAACCACCGAGCCATACCAGTTTATAGACATATATCCCCCTTACTCTTCTTCATCATGATTTTTTTGCGGTGCCTCGCCACGGCGTACAAACGGCGCCGGTTCCGCAACCGGACGCGACTCAACCGCTACCCGCGACATATCTAAACGCACCAAGCGTCCACCATGCCGGAAAAATGCACTCTGATTACTCACACTTTCCAGCTCATACCCCTCCAACACATCGCCCACCGAGTACATTTTTGCCCGGCCAGCCAACTCCAATAATGCCGCCGTTGGTGCCGCCGTACCACGGAGTGTGAAAGGAATTTCTGAAGCAACCAGCACCGTTTCAGACGTTTCTGCTTGAGCAATAACACCTAAGAGATCAACCATTTGAAACGATACTGACGCAGACGAAACGGCTGGCAACGTCACCGACACAACCGGCGACAACCCGCTCACGTATGACCACCGTTCCCACGCAAACGAGCCAAGCAGCACCGCCAGCGCCACCAAGACAATCCCCGCCAGTCCTTGGACTTGCTGTTTCATGGCTTCAACGTCGCCCCAGCCGCCTTTTCTGCGCGCAGCATTTCGATAACATCATTACGGAAGTTTTTGAAAAAATTCTTTTTGTACACAACCTGCTCCGACGTATCCATCATCGGCGGCAACGCCGCCTCTAA
This genomic interval from Chrysiogenes arsenatis DSM 11915 contains the following:
- a CDS encoding secretin N-terminal domain-containing protein, with the protein product MSINWYGSVVRLALVLLCSLSIWIAPTLANESSGGSQQASGDIVLNFDSVSIEELLSLVSDVTGKNFVYDPAGLRKTLSLYSRNPLPRENLFPLFTSILDQNGMSLVEEQGVYHVIPNKDVIRRNPPLKGEAKLSLDATVRTFILPLDYLDATQTVNVIRPFLSPSGIVTALKEMELLVITDTERSVLTVRRLLEAIDRKSQSVVLRSIEILHAPLEDVVKKLGTLLVAFRPQDKPVILDNPQNNSVIVAGHRASVEYAQEIIQVLDTPRTTARENTQIFTLQYAKAEGVATILTEALKSTAGGEQAPSFTIIADAETNNLLFSGAPELSHEVKRIVERLDLPKKQVLVEALIMETSVTDRFDLGVNWQVADAYDQGQKVVSGAFLPSGALQTSSPLAGTFSLGVLGRTISYQGNAFATIGGLVNALRKEGHTNILMNPQILTSDNTEAEVMVGENRPFMTSEKYYENDARPVSTYEYRDVGISLKIKPLINEKNDITLDIAQEITEVADVAQVADRPITRKRNTKTTVTVPDGGIMVLSGLLKDNQSNSVSGVPCLMGLPILGQAFRGYGSTTDKTNLMIFIRVKVLENPERASDFSREQQKLHEQSLDEWREELGGQRTVIERVLESQ